From Toxorhynchites rutilus septentrionalis strain SRP chromosome 2, ASM2978413v1, whole genome shotgun sequence, a single genomic window includes:
- the LOC129771893 gene encoding uncharacterized protein LOC129771893, producing the protein MDKLIRERKSLEPRLKRISDIVGKIKPDEVEEIDLQTELDVLSEVWMAFCTVHKKILDMCENESAYDDAVQRQGKFEELYIALKNRLLKILKVVKQRENPSSFERPATQDVIKQLADQQAQFLRMMSDNMAASSSSTAVIRSDPSPALDLKLPQMNMPVFSGDYLEWQSFYDLYDSLVHQNQTLKDSQKLYFLKTNLAGEAASLVSHLKIEDANYQPALEKLKSRYDKPREIANKHIQRFLAQSTLTSSSATGLRALHDVSDEVIRALKAMAREDRDTWLLFILSEKVDAETKQLWCQKTAEMEEANITLQCFLKFIESRSFALQSAQHSTKPKHVVPFKQPSRPLTRGASAFVATNPPLCNACMKQYHHLYQCGKFLHMSYDDRLTYVNSMQLCNNCLKTHSGESCKSSTCRKCNLPHHTLLHPYNSPTQPIVMSPDHLVQINSGPTAQSLISSFDSPTCLDAPNVLLATVSINVSDNHGHQHACRAILDSASQVSFINESFCKTLSLQTQPISMDLEGISATPAHANKCTDIVVSSRCTDYRTTVPCIVLERITRTLPSKPIYIQDWPISGSIYLADPLFNCPGKIDVLLGIDLFLQLLEPGKISLSSDDSLPTLQNTKFGWVVAGRYRDASLNVIENVYPSTCLLTSAHDDLSLQLRKFWEIEEYATTDKHLTEEEQRCEQHFAEHTTRDKSGKFVVKLPFLSNPNQLGDSRHIAERRFYHIERKLDRNLQLRNEYHTFIREYIELNHMSLVGNTSTEIRSIYLPHHCVVKSTSTTTKCRVVFDASVKTSTGLSLNDVLMCGPVVQDSLINILIRFRFSPIVLASDAKQMYRMIWLNELDRDLLKILWRWSKDETVEEYRLNTVTFGTKCASYLATKCVQQLLESYREVYPATVTKAENGIYVDDILTGASSEEEAKTLREELTKIFAAGGFHLRKWVSNCTSVLDGVPDADLEVKILIEDDSNSTVKALGMQWQPCSDEFHFTYKSKEILQPTKRTILSQIASLFDPLGLLAPIIVKAKLLMQQKWELKVDWDATPPDSTARN; encoded by the exons ATGGATAAGTTAATACGCGAACGAAAATCGTTGGAACCGCGTTTGAAAAGAATTTCGGATATAGTGGGAAAAATAAAGCcagatgaagttgaagaaattgATCTTCAAACAGAGTTGGATGTTTTGAGTGAAGTGTGGATGGCGTTTTGTACTGTTCACAAGAAAATTCTGGATATGTGCGAGAACGAATCAGCTTACGATGACGCTGTACAACGTCAAGGAAAGTTTGAAGAATTATACATAGCATTGAAAAAtcgtttattaaaaatattgaaagtgGTGAAACAACGTGAAAATCCATCGTCTTTCGAAAGACCTGCCACCCAAGATGTAATCAAACAACTAGCAGACCAGCAGGCCCAGTTTCTGCGTATGATGTCCGATAATATGGCTGCCTCGTCCTCTTCCACCGCGGTCATACGGTCTGATCCATCTCCTGCGCTAGACCTGAAGCTGCCTCAGATGAACATGCCTGTCTTCAGTGGCGATTATCTTGAGTGGCAGTCATTCTACGATTTATACGACAGCTTGGTGCACCAAAACCAAACGCTGAAGGACAGTCAAAAGCTCTATTTTCTGAAAACAAATCTCGCTGGTGAGGCAGCTTCTTTGGTGTCGCATCTAAAAATCGAAGATGCTAACTATCAACCGGCGTTGGAGAAGCTTAAATCAAGATATGATAAGCCACGTGAAATAGCCAACAAGCACATCCAACGATTTCTAGCACAATCGACACTTACATCATCGTCCGCCACTGGTTTACGAGCTCTACATGATGTCTCTGATGAAGTAATTCGAGCACTTAAAGCTATGGCTAGAGAGGATCGTGACACGTGGCTTCTTTTCATACTGAGTGAAAAGGTGGATGCTGAAACAAAGCAGCTATGGTGTCAAAAGACAGCAGAGATGGAGGAAGCAAATATAACTCTGCAATGCTTTCTCAAGTTTATTGAATCTCGTAGTTTCGCACTGCAATCAGCCCAGCATTCAACGAAACCAAAACACGTCGTACCCTTCAAACAACCTTCAAGGCCTCTTACTAGAGGAGCATCTGCATTCGTCGCCACAAATCCTCCGCTTTGTAATGCTTGTATGAAACAATACCATCATCTTTATCAGTGTGGTAAATTTCTACACATGAGCTATGATGATAGATTAACTTACGTCAACAGTATGCAATTGTGCAATAATTGCCTGAAAACACACTCGGGTGAATCATGCAAATCCAGCACATGTAGAAAATGTAATTTACCTCACCATACTTTGTTACATCCATACAATTCACCAACCCAACCGATCGTTATGTCTCCTGATCACCTTGTCCAGATAAATTCTGGGCCAACCGCTCAATCGTTGATATCGTCGTTCGACTCACCAACTTGTTTGGATGCACCCAACGTTCTCCTCGCTACCGTTTCTATCAACGTTTCGGACAATCATGGACATCAGCATGCCTGTAGAGCCATTTTGGATAGTGCATCACAAGTAAGCTTCATCAATGAGAGCTTCTGCAAAACACTTTCTCTTCAAACCCAACCCATTAGTATGGACCTTGAGGGAATATCTGCTACACCAGCTCATGCCAATAAGTGTACAGATATTGTTGTTTCCTCCCGCTGTACTGACTACCGCACAACCGTTCCTTGCATTGTTCTGGAGAGAATCACCCGAACGCTACCGAGCAAACCAATATACATCCAAGATTGGCCCATCTCAGGATCGATATATCTAGCTGACCCTCTCTTCAATTGCCCTGGCAAAATAGATGTCTTGCTCGGCATTGATCTCTTCTTACAGTTACTCGAGCCCGGAAAAATTTCTCTCAGTTCGGACGATAGCTTACCAACGCTTCAAAACACGAAGTTTGGATGGGTGGTCGCTGGCCGTTATCGGGATGCGAGTTTGAACGTAATTGAGAATGTATATCCCTCAACCTGCCTGCTAACTTCGGCTCATGACGACCTCTCTTTGCAACTGCGCAAGTTCTGGGAAATAGAAGAGTACGCAACAACAGATAAGCATCTCACTGAAGAAGAGCAACGATGTGAGCAGCATTTTGCTGAGCACACTACCAGAGACAAATCGGGAAAATTCGTCGTAAAGCTACCTTTTTTGTCAAACCCGAATCAACTTGGCGATTCTAGGCATATTGCTGAAAGAAGGTTCTATCACATCGAAAGAAAGCTCGACCGAAACCTTCAACTCAGAAATGAGTACCATACGTTCATCCGTGAATACATTGAACTCAATCACATGTCTTTAGTGGGAAACACTAGCACAGAAATTCGTTCGATTTATCTACCACACCACTGCGTTGTAAAATCGACAAGTACCACAACAAAATGCAGAGTCGTTTTCGATGCTTCGGTAAAAACCTCAACTGGACTCTCATTAAATGACGTACTCATGTGCGGTCCTGTAGTTCAGGATTCTTTGATCAACATTTTGATTCGATTCCGCTTCTCACCGATCGTTCTTGCAAGCGACGCGAAACAAATGTATCGCATGATATGGTTGAACGAGCTTGATCGAGATCTTCTTAAAATTCTATGGAGATGGTCTAAAGACGAAACTGTGGAGGAATATCGTCTCAATACCGTTACTTTTGGAACAAAATGTGCATCCTATTTAGCCACAAAGTGTGTTCAACAGCTGTTGGAATCCTATAGGGAAGTGTATCCAGCGACAGTAACAAAGGCAGAGAACGGCATATACGTCGATGACATTTTAACAGGTGCATCTTCCGAAGAAGAAGCCAAGACACTAAGAGAGGAACTTACTAAAATATTTGCCGCTGGTGGATTCCACCTTAGAAAATGGGTGTCAAATTGTACCTCAGTCCTGGATGGTGTTCCAGATGCCGATCTTGAAGTGAAAATTCTAATCGAAGATGATTCTAACAGCACAGTCAAAGCCCTCGGAATGCAATGGCAGCCGTGCAGTGACGAGTTCCATTTCACCTACAAATCAAAAGAGATCCTTCAGCCCACGAAAAGAACTATCCTCTCGCAAATTGCTAGCCTGTTCGATCCGCTTGGCCTCCTCGCCCCGATAATTGTGAAGGCAAAATTGTTGATGCAACAAAAGTGGGAACTGAAGGTGGACTGGGATGCAACTCCCCCCG ATTCCACGGCGCGTAATTAA
- the LOC129771892 gene encoding uncharacterized protein LOC129771892 → MYSDNATNLRATAKTLREHYQKIDATEHNDEVNDFLADRRVQWLFIPARSPHHGGLWEAGIKVAKTFLSKIRNNYNYTFEELSTLLAQIAACMNSRPISPISDDPSDPQPLTPAHFLIGRALDASPEINRLEQQIGSLSRWNYIQRVSQDFRSRWQTEYVLSLQRLTKWQNVSPNIAEGDFVLLVNDNEKSHSSGLWGAYWRSSPGPMDLSEWLR, encoded by the coding sequence ATGTATTCCGACAATGCAACGAATCTTCGAGCCACAGCCAAAACACTTCGTGAACATTACCAGAAAATCGACGCTACCGAGCACAACGACGAGGTCAACGACTTCCTTGCAGACCGGCGTGTACAATGGCTTTTCATTCCAGCTCGCTCACCTCATCACGGTGGGTTGTGGGAAGCTGGCATCAAAGTAGCAAAGACCTTTCTTTCCAAAATTAGAAATAACTATAACTACACATTTGAGGAACTAAGCACTCTACTTGCACAAATCGCTGCGTGTATGAACTCGCGTCCGATTTCTCCGATTTCAGACGACCCTAGTGATCCACAACCGCTAACTCCTGCTCATTTCTTGATCGGGCGTGCATTGGACGCTTCACCGGAGATTAACCGTCTAGAGCAGCAAATCGGTTCACTATCCAGGTGGAACTACATCCAACGTGTTTCTCAGGATTTCCGATCTCGGTGGCAAACCGAGTACGTGCTATCTCTTCAACGATTGACCAAATGGCAAAATGTATCACCAAACATAGCAGAAGGTGATTTTGTGTTACTTGTTAACGACAACGAAAAGAGTCACAGCAGTGGCCTCTGGGGCGCGTACTGGAGATCTTCCCCGGGACCGATGGACTTGTCAGAGTGGCTTCGGTGA